Proteins encoded by one window of Dehalococcoidia bacterium:
- a CDS encoding ABC transporter substrate-binding protein has product MRSVLTTLLVAAMLGAACAPAAPTPQPTTGGAQVPAPQRAAEQILRIGSAGLTTLGPESVLVNFNHIQFDSLLNFGKDFVIQPGVAEKWDLQPDGTTWRFTLRKDMTFGNGERLTADDVVFTIEMLLQPSPTNTVGRQLLFTTGARKVDDYTVDILTKQRDYSLLYVAPNVFIVSKKAVEAVGGYREFVTNPKGGGSGPFEYIEGRTTDQVIYRLRSTPHPYRKPNATEIRWRIIPDPSQRINGIRANELDIVLGVTNPDLIDAARREGMNVLAESDSYVNILFNKREAEQTALRDIRVRRALNYAVDKEAIARTIYRGFGTPIGQLGAPTSPMYNKNIPPYPYDPNRAKQLLAEAGYPNGITLQGLQFSNADPTGVALFQAVHSAHRDVGINYQLFPLEQSQYVQVALGQAPRTELISAGGTNPNGIFSFSWQFLKCDQPPQVVLWCVPAMDELLSRAYAEPDTNRRWTILQEAMKAWADDVPMVFLVATATFVITSAKTQGLVRTTPSYWNYDPAYKIQ; this is encoded by the coding sequence ATGAGGTCTGTCCTGACGACCTTGCTCGTAGCAGCCATGCTCGGCGCCGCCTGCGCGCCAGCCGCGCCCACGCCGCAGCCCACGACCGGAGGAGCGCAAGTCCCTGCGCCGCAGCGGGCGGCGGAGCAGATCTTGCGCATCGGGTCGGCAGGGCTCACGACGCTCGGGCCTGAGTCGGTGCTGGTCAACTTCAACCATATCCAGTTCGACTCCCTGCTCAACTTCGGTAAGGACTTTGTCATCCAGCCGGGCGTCGCCGAGAAGTGGGATCTTCAGCCGGATGGCACGACGTGGCGGTTCACGCTGCGCAAGGACATGACCTTCGGCAACGGCGAGCGGCTGACCGCCGATGACGTCGTCTTCACCATCGAGATGCTGCTCCAGCCCTCACCGACGAACACCGTCGGGCGCCAGTTGCTCTTCACCACCGGCGCGCGGAAGGTCGATGACTACACCGTCGATATCTTGACCAAGCAGCGCGACTACTCGCTGCTCTATGTCGCGCCGAATGTCTTTATCGTCTCGAAGAAGGCCGTCGAAGCGGTGGGCGGCTACCGCGAGTTCGTCACTAATCCGAAAGGCGGCGGCTCCGGCCCGTTCGAGTACATCGAGGGCAGGACGACCGACCAAGTGATCTACCGCTTGCGAAGCACGCCGCATCCCTACCGCAAGCCGAACGCGACCGAGATCCGCTGGCGCATCATCCCTGACCCAAGCCAGCGCATCAACGGCATCCGCGCGAATGAGCTTGACATCGTCCTCGGGGTCACCAACCCCGACCTCATCGACGCGGCGCGGCGCGAGGGGATGAACGTGCTCGCCGAGAGCGACAGCTATGTCAACATCCTGTTCAACAAGCGTGAGGCTGAGCAGACAGCGCTGCGCGATATCCGCGTCCGCCGCGCCCTCAACTACGCCGTCGACAAAGAAGCAATCGCGCGGACGATCTACCGCGGCTTCGGCACCCCGATCGGCCAGCTCGGCGCGCCGACCTCGCCGATGTACAACAAGAACATCCCGCCCTATCCGTATGACCCGAACCGGGCGAAGCAGCTCCTCGCCGAGGCTGGCTATCCGAACGGCATTACCCTGCAAGGGCTCCAGTTCTCGAACGCCGACCCCACGGGCGTCGCCCTCTTCCAAGCGGTCCATTCCGCGCACCGCGACGTCGGGATCAATTACCAACTGTTCCCGCTCGAGCAATCGCAGTACGTCCAAGTCGCGCTCGGCCAAGCGCCGCGCACGGAGCTGATCTCAGCCGGCGGCACCAACCCGAACGGCATCTTCTCCTTCAGCTGGCAGTTCCTGAAGTGCGACCAGCCGCCGCAGGTCGTCCTCTGGTGCGTCCCGGCGATGGACGAACTGCTGTCGCGCGCCTATGCCGAGCCAGACACCAACCGCCGCTGGACGATCCTGCAGGAAGCAATGAAAGCGTGGGCGGACGACGTGCCCATGGTCTTCCTCGTTGCCACCGCCACCTTCGTCATCACCTCGGCGAAGACGCAGGGTTTGGTGCGCACCACGCCGTCGTATTGGAACTACGACCCGGCCTATAAGATCCAGTAA
- a CDS encoding DUF86 domain-containing protein, producing the protein MLRPELAVAPDAIAAVCRRYGIMRLSLFGSALREDFRPESDLDLLADFAPDAGLARFAAAEALSALFGRPVDLVDRQGLAPRLRAGILASERLLYERHPDGSETMLPVAIEELAPPMAKDERAYLEDMLAAAEELRAIVAGLDRAEFSSNRVVQLAVLHLIQTIGEAASKVSRETREAHPDIPWAAMIGMRNRIVHAYDRLDDDLVWQVAREQMPPLIASLRRLVANTEA; encoded by the coding sequence ATGCTCCGTCCCGAGCTTGCTGTTGCCCCTGACGCCATCGCTGCTGTCTGCCGCCGCTACGGCATCATGCGCCTCAGCCTCTTCGGCTCGGCGCTGCGTGAGGATTTCCGTCCGGAGAGCGACCTCGACCTGCTTGCCGACTTCGCCCCGGATGCCGGTCTTGCGCGCTTTGCGGCTGCCGAGGCGCTGAGTGCCCTGTTTGGCCGGCCGGTTGACCTCGTCGACCGGCAGGGGCTTGCGCCACGCCTGCGCGCCGGCATTCTTGCCAGTGAACGGCTACTCTATGAGCGCCATCCGGACGGGAGCGAGACGATGCTCCCAGTCGCCATTGAGGAGCTGGCACCGCCAATGGCCAAGGACGAGCGCGCTTACCTCGAAGACATGCTCGCCGCCGCCGAAGAGCTGCGCGCAATCGTGGCCGGGCTCGACCGAGCGGAGTTCTCCTCAAACCGGGTCGTTCAGCTTGCGGTGCTGCATCTCATCCAGACGATTGGCGAAGCAGCGAGCAAGGTGTCGCGCGAGACGCGTGAGGCGCATCCGGACATTCCGTGGGCGGCGATGATAGGGATGCGCAACCGCATCGTTCATGCCTACGACCGCCTTGACGACGACCTGGTCTGGCAGGTCGCCCGCGAGCAGATGCCGCCTCTTATCGCCTCGCTGCGCCGCCTCGTAGCTAATACGGAAGCGTAA
- a CDS encoding cbb3-type cytochrome c oxidase subunit I, which translates to MTTERVHRYPAEGRLAAAYFIVALTALAVGGLMGTFQALNYAGIDEILGFNFYSDVPFIYSYYQALTLHGVLLVLIWTTFFICGFLLYVAVHSLGTPLPSLRFAWATFGLMLFGLLLAAVPILTNDATVLFTFYPPMKASPLYYFGLTLVVVATWGVLASLVQTYLVWRRQHPGVRTPLAAFMALVTMTMWTISTAGIAAQMIFLMIPWSLGVVQGTDPLLARTLFWFTGHPIVYFWLLPAYLSWYTMVPKQAGGRLFSDPMARVSFLLFLLLSIPVGLHHQYADPGIQHAMKFLHAVFTFGVFFPSLLTFFNVVASLENAGRARGGTGWLSWIVKLPWGNASVTAQLLAMILFAFGGISGLVNASYNVNNVVHNTAWVVGHFHLTVGTAVTLTFMGVLYWLVPYLSGKRLFSNRIALIQAWMWFIGMAIFSNALHRLGLLGMPRRSMIGDAPYLALQPEWQNILPFIGVGGVLMTISGLLFFAVLILTLTASKAPANVEFPRAEAVSGPEDAPAILDRWRPWIVGALVLIAIAYVPPLVAQLATLSLTSPGFRPW; encoded by the coding sequence ATGACGACAGAGCGCGTGCACCGCTACCCTGCCGAGGGACGGCTTGCGGCCGCGTACTTCATCGTCGCCCTTACCGCGCTCGCCGTCGGCGGGCTGATGGGCACCTTTCAGGCGCTCAACTACGCCGGCATCGACGAGATCCTCGGCTTCAACTTCTACAGCGATGTTCCGTTCATCTACTCCTACTATCAGGCGCTGACGCTGCACGGCGTCCTTCTCGTCCTGATCTGGACGACCTTCTTCATCTGCGGCTTTTTGCTCTATGTCGCTGTTCACTCCCTCGGGACACCGCTCCCCTCACTTCGCTTCGCTTGGGCAACCTTCGGGCTGATGCTGTTCGGCCTGCTGCTGGCGGCTGTTCCGATCCTGACCAATGACGCGACCGTGCTTTTCACGTTCTATCCGCCGATGAAGGCGAGCCCCCTCTACTATTTCGGCTTGACCCTTGTCGTTGTGGCAACGTGGGGCGTCCTCGCGTCGCTCGTGCAGACGTATCTTGTCTGGCGTCGCCAGCACCCTGGCGTCAGGACACCTTTGGCCGCTTTTATGGCGCTCGTTACGATGACAATGTGGACAATTTCGACCGCGGGGATCGCGGCGCAGATGATCTTCCTGATGATCCCGTGGTCGCTCGGAGTTGTCCAAGGCACCGACCCGCTGCTCGCGCGGACCCTCTTCTGGTTCACCGGCCACCCCATCGTCTACTTCTGGCTGCTGCCCGCCTACCTCTCGTGGTATACGATGGTGCCCAAGCAGGCGGGCGGGCGGCTGTTCAGCGACCCGATGGCGCGCGTCTCATTCCTCCTGTTCCTTCTCCTGTCAATCCCTGTCGGCTTGCATCATCAATACGCTGACCCCGGCATCCAGCATGCAATGAAGTTTCTGCATGCGGTCTTCACCTTCGGCGTCTTCTTCCCAAGCCTCTTGACCTTCTTCAACGTGGTCGCCTCGCTCGAGAATGCGGGCCGCGCTCGCGGTGGCACCGGCTGGCTCAGTTGGATCGTGAAGCTGCCCTGGGGCAACGCCTCAGTGACAGCCCAACTCCTTGCCATGATCCTCTTCGCCTTCGGCGGGATTAGCGGTCTCGTAAATGCCTCCTACAACGTCAACAACGTCGTTCATAACACCGCTTGGGTGGTCGGCCATTTTCACCTGACGGTCGGCACAGCCGTAACGCTCACCTTCATGGGCGTTCTCTATTGGCTGGTGCCGTATCTCTCAGGAAAGCGGCTGTTCAGCAATCGGATAGCCCTCATTCAGGCATGGATGTGGTTCATCGGAATGGCGATCTTCTCGAACGCGCTCCATCGCCTCGGGCTTCTCGGAATGCCGCGCCGCTCGATGATCGGCGATGCGCCCTATCTCGCTCTCCAGCCTGAATGGCAAAACATCTTGCCCTTCATTGGCGTCGGCGGCGTACTGATGACGATCAGCGGGCTGCTCTTCTTTGCTGTTCTCATCCTGACCCTGACCGCCTCGAAAGCGCCAGCTAACGTCGAGTTTCCTCGGGCAGAAGCAGTCTCCGGCCCGGAGGATGCCCCAGCGATCCTCGACCGCTGGCGGCCGTGGATTGTGGGCGCGCTCGTGCTGATCGCGATCGCCTACGTGCCGCCGCTCGTCGCTCAACTGGCGACGCTGTCGCTCACGTCGCCCGGCTTCCGCCCGTGGTAG
- a CDS encoding cytochrome c oxidase subunit II: protein MQRSDRLSIYLYEFAWILPSIAIPVAMIVAIALSSFAMGINVQADYGRIDPTRVNETPPFDRPGLRQVGPNRYEAVIVAEIWRWIAATPDDKSRRVELTVPRGSEVTFIVTSRDVLHGLKIQNTAINMMIIPGQIARATAKFDIPGEYLFVCHEYCGTGHHFMYGVLRVE, encoded by the coding sequence ATGCAGCGCTCCGACCGGCTGTCGATCTATCTTTACGAGTTTGCCTGGATCCTGCCGAGCATCGCGATCCCGGTGGCGATGATCGTCGCGATCGCGTTGAGCTCGTTCGCAATGGGGATCAATGTCCAAGCCGACTACGGCCGGATCGACCCCACTCGGGTCAACGAGACGCCCCCTTTTGATCGCCCCGGTCTGCGCCAAGTTGGGCCGAACCGCTATGAAGCGGTGATCGTCGCGGAGATCTGGCGCTGGATCGCTGCCACGCCCGACGATAAGTCGCGCCGCGTCGAACTGACGGTGCCGCGCGGATCGGAAGTGACCTTTATTGTCACCTCCCGCGATGTGCTGCACGGCCTGAAGATTCAGAACACTGCCATCAACATGATGATCATCCCCGGCCAGATCGCCCGCGCCACGGCAAAGTTCGATATTCCCGGGGAGTATCTCTTCGTCTGTCACGAATACTGCGGCACGGGACATCACTTCATGTACGGCGTGCTTCGCGTCGAGTAG
- a CDS encoding SDR family NAD(P)-dependent oxidoreductase: MQDFADRVAVITGAGSGIGRALAEKAAAEGMKVVIADIDVAALEETERILKGEGATALAVPVDVADPVSVDRLAQEALDEYGAVHLVFNNAGVGAGTTVWESTLADWQRVLGVNLWGVIHGVRTFVPLLLQQEEGHIVNTASIAGVLPFHPSGPYQVSTHAVVGLTEHLAVSLKMRNAAVGASVLLPGWVRTNFLASEAHRPPALSDPIPPGWDDATLRKMQQAVATGMAPERVAERAFEGIREGRLYLFTHPDDKDELAQRLQAMLASIPAQ, encoded by the coding sequence ATGCAGGACTTTGCAGATCGGGTGGCGGTCATTACGGGCGCAGGGAGCGGGATCGGGCGCGCGCTCGCCGAGAAAGCCGCCGCTGAAGGAATGAAGGTCGTCATTGCCGACATCGACGTTGCGGCGCTTGAGGAGACCGAGCGCATTCTCAAAGGCGAAGGCGCGACTGCGCTCGCCGTTCCGGTCGACGTCGCCGACCCGGTGTCGGTCGACCGGCTGGCACAAGAAGCGCTCGACGAGTATGGAGCGGTCCATCTTGTCTTCAACAATGCCGGGGTCGGCGCAGGAACGACGGTTTGGGAGAGCACCCTCGCAGATTGGCAGCGGGTGCTGGGGGTCAATCTCTGGGGCGTGATCCACGGTGTGCGCACCTTTGTGCCTCTTTTGCTTCAGCAGGAAGAAGGTCACATTGTCAACACCGCCTCGATCGCTGGCGTCCTGCCGTTTCATCCTAGCGGGCCGTATCAGGTTTCTACGCACGCGGTGGTCGGGCTGACCGAGCATCTCGCGGTGTCGCTCAAAATGAGGAACGCTGCAGTCGGCGCGTCGGTGCTGCTGCCCGGCTGGGTGCGAACGAACTTTCTCGCTTCGGAAGCGCACCGGCCGCCAGCGCTTTCCGACCCCATCCCCCCCGGCTGGGACGACGCTACACTCAGGAAGATGCAGCAGGCAGTCGCCACCGGCATGGCGCCCGAGCGCGTGGCGGAGCGCGCGTTCGAAGGTATCCGCGAAGGGCGGCTCTATCTGTTCACGCACCCCGACGACAAGGACGAGCTGGCGCAGCGGCTGCAGGCGATGCTGGCGAGCATCCCCGCCCAGTAG
- a CDS encoding glycosyltransferase family 39 protein translates to MSWRRWVLAALCLAAFALRVHHLGYESLWLDEADALRLASAPLGELFSRLTSVGENGPLYFILLRGWVTLAGTSEFALRFLSLIASVLSVAVMGALGARLGGWPLGLATAALATCSSFLIFYSQETKMYAILVLLSVLSGYLLVRAFADNRLLLWFAFLVTTSLAMYTHVFGALLIPAALVYAAARPHDLRRCWKGFGAAFALLTVPYLPLAAWQLWALTLPRPPVGSYYGAPAFPDLIRLLLRGFGTIMPEIDHATAWLVFGGLAAIGLLPFGRRDTAYRQRLSYLGAYFLAPAVLAALLFSRMPIFLERYLSPLLPAVFLATAGSVVVLGARWRPLAVAPLAIWVAFNAPPWYDTHIRGILLKEAWRPATQFIESRLEEGDLLIFLSPDGRIAYDYYATKPYRRAETIDIVGQSREQIAAALHARTAGARRYWVVLSQYVREDVDDLTFWLVRNATKVDERGFKNILLSLWLPAPPGRWEPTPSESTAIEIDGRLSLVGYDIADLADGTVSPRCTPEPVLCTVKLTLYWRAGSKLDRDVRISTKLRDDARLVWGQFDLAPNPFYPLAEWRPGAIYRAEWYIPLLPGTPPGRYQLLLSAYDAETGRMLPLHHAGDAAPRPETVIGELTIRPPTGGWPARAVPAGPAGRFGPVELLGSAIGPSETTLGGTLTLTTFWAGDRPAAEAVIELTDGGASWSVAIPAGADVRAVQARLPLPAATPPGEYHARLRLRIEGRAAPLAGPLPFLTTDALSLGTVVVRGRAARYEIPAAARRVEGHYDGGPTLVGYTLAQRVNGAERPLVGALDREADALVVTLYWRSAGPTAAPYSVFAHLVGESETPLAQHDGPPGEVPTTAWLRDEIVADRHEIPLERLAPGRYRLAVGLYDPATLARLPTPDGTGRTIVASIEK, encoded by the coding sequence ATGAGCTGGCGCCGGTGGGTGCTGGCCGCACTCTGCCTTGCCGCGTTCGCGCTGCGGGTGCACCACCTTGGCTACGAAAGCCTTTGGCTTGATGAAGCGGACGCGCTGCGCCTCGCGTCGGCGCCGCTAGGCGAGCTGTTCAGCCGGCTGACCTCGGTCGGGGAGAACGGACCGCTCTATTTCATCCTCCTGCGCGGCTGGGTGACCCTGGCCGGGACCAGCGAATTTGCGCTGCGGTTCCTCTCCCTGATCGCGAGTGTCCTCTCGGTGGCGGTGATGGGCGCACTCGGAGCCCGGCTCGGCGGATGGCCGCTTGGGCTAGCGACCGCGGCGCTCGCGACGTGCTCCTCGTTCCTCATCTTCTACAGCCAAGAGACGAAGATGTATGCCATCCTCGTCCTCTTGAGTGTGCTCTCCGGCTACCTGCTCGTCCGCGCGTTCGCTGACAATCGGCTCCTCCTCTGGTTCGCCTTCCTTGTGACGACCAGCCTCGCAATGTACACCCACGTCTTCGGCGCCCTCCTCATCCCCGCCGCCCTCGTTTACGCAGCTGCGCGCCCGCACGATCTCCGCCGCTGCTGGAAAGGCTTTGGCGCCGCCTTTGCCCTGCTGACCGTGCCGTATCTGCCGCTTGCGGCTTGGCAGCTGTGGGCGCTCACCCTGCCTCGACCGCCGGTGGGAAGCTACTACGGCGCGCCGGCGTTTCCCGACCTCATCCGGCTGCTGCTGCGCGGGTTCGGCACGATCATGCCTGAGATCGACCACGCGACGGCGTGGCTCGTCTTCGGCGGGCTGGCGGCAATCGGGCTGCTGCCGTTTGGGCGGCGCGACACAGCCTACCGGCAGCGCCTCTCCTATCTTGGCGCCTACTTCCTCGCTCCGGCCGTGCTCGCCGCGCTCCTCTTCAGTCGGATGCCGATCTTCCTCGAACGGTATCTGAGCCCGCTCCTCCCGGCAGTGTTCCTCGCGACGGCTGGCAGCGTCGTCGTCCTCGGCGCGCGCTGGCGGCCGCTCGCGGTCGCGCCGCTTGCCATCTGGGTCGCCTTCAACGCGCCGCCGTGGTATGACACCCACATTCGGGGGATCCTTCTCAAGGAAGCGTGGCGCCCGGCAACCCAGTTCATCGAAAGCCGCCTCGAGGAGGGCGATCTCCTCATCTTCCTCTCGCCCGACGGCCGGATCGCCTATGACTACTACGCCACGAAACCCTATCGTCGGGCCGAAACGATCGACATCGTCGGACAGAGCCGGGAGCAGATTGCGGCAGCACTCCACGCCCGCACCGCCGGCGCTCGCCGCTACTGGGTCGTGCTCAGCCAATACGTCCGCGAGGATGTCGATGACCTTACCTTCTGGCTGGTGCGCAACGCGACCAAAGTGGACGAGCGGGGCTTTAAGAACATTCTTCTTTCGCTCTGGCTGCCGGCGCCGCCCGGGCGGTGGGAGCCGACGCCGAGTGAGAGCACTGCGATCGAGATCGATGGCCGCCTTTCGCTTGTCGGCTACGATATCGCTGACCTCGCTGACGGGACCGTCTCGCCGCGCTGCACCCCGGAGCCGGTTCTCTGCACCGTCAAGCTGACGCTGTACTGGCGGGCCGGCAGCAAGCTCGACCGGGATGTGCGCATCTCGACGAAACTGCGGGACGACGCGCGCCTAGTCTGGGGCCAGTTTGATCTCGCGCCGAACCCCTTCTATCCGCTCGCCGAATGGCGCCCGGGTGCGATCTATCGGGCGGAGTGGTACATCCCGCTTTTGCCGGGCACGCCGCCCGGCCGCTACCAGCTGCTGCTCTCTGCCTACGACGCTGAGACGGGACGGATGCTGCCCCTCCACCACGCGGGCGATGCTGCGCCGCGTCCGGAGACGGTAATCGGCGAGCTGACGATTCGCCCTCCAACGGGGGGCTGGCCGGCACGCGCCGTTCCGGCTGGACCCGCTGGCCGCTTCGGGCCAGTGGAGCTGCTCGGAAGCGCAATCGGGCCGAGCGAGACGACGCTCGGAGGAACGCTGACGCTCACCACTTTCTGGGCCGGGGACCGGCCGGCGGCCGAGGCGGTGATCGAGCTGACGGACGGAGGAGCGAGCTGGAGCGTCGCGATCCCGGCGGGCGCCGACGTGCGAGCAGTCCAAGCCCGCCTACCGCTTCCCGCTGCAACGCCGCCCGGCGAGTATCACGCTCGTCTTCGCCTGCGGATAGAGGGTAGAGCAGCCCCGCTCGCCGGACCGCTCCCATTCCTTACCACCGACGCCCTCTCGCTCGGCACGGTGGTGGTGCGCGGCCGCGCGGCGCGCTATGAGATCCCTGCCGCGGCGCGGCGAGTCGAGGGACACTACGACGGCGGCCCGACGCTCGTCGGCTATACGCTCGCGCAGCGGGTGAACGGCGCCGAGCGTCCGCTTGTCGGCGCGCTCGACCGTGAAGCCGACGCCCTCGTCGTAACGCTCTACTGGCGGAGCGCAGGGCCGACCGCCGCGCCCTACAGCGTCTTTGCCCATCTCGTCGGGGAGAGCGAAACGCCGCTCGCTCAGCACGACGGCCCGCCGGGCGAGGTTCCTACGACCGCGTGGCTCCGCGATGAAATCGTCGCCGACCGGCACGAGATCCCGCTCGAGCGCCTTGCGCCTGGCCGCTATCGCCTTGCCGTCGGTCTCTACGATCCGGCGACGTTGGCGCGTCTTCCTACTCCCGACGGCACCGGCCGCACGATCGTCGCAAGCATCGAGAAGTAG
- a CDS encoding glycosyltransferase family 39 protein, with amino-acid sequence MALLRLPSASPAHSRTPERVAPRHVTPRGLQLILAAFLAIGTVYLFATPPFEASDEIWHYPFVQFLQRGMGLPIQQPRPEDNIARQEGGQPPLYYALGAALTFWADQGLPGSGIEPNPHAMVGVPLTPGNKNLAIHQPNERWHGAGLAVTIIRFASLLMGAASVWLVHRLVLLCLPGAPAVALGAAAFTAFNPEFLFISAAVNNDNLMTLIGLLGVDRIRAAVVAPSLRNSAVLGLVLGLAALTKLTALGLLPLAGGALLWAAWRRRALGWLVAHGVVVFGLAALIAGWWYVRNQILYGEPTGLSIFLQIVNTRNPPPPIWELIVNEFEGFRISFWALFGGVNILADRATYLFYDLLSLLALAGLGIVGVRWWRARSGTPYPGPVECGTTLLVLAWLAIVAIALLRWSQTTLASQGRLLFPAMAGVALLFALGLVGALPRQFGERGAAALGGAMALVALVLPFRFILPAYTPPPPLTAEEVAALAPRLDIDFGDSIRLLAAEVPPGPYRHADRVPVRLTWQALQPMDRNYSVFVHLFARDNRKVGWYDTYPGLGLRPTRDWIVGEVYQDVIPVYIEYLTEGPVLLRVETGVYDFTTGERLPARVRGRDIGTSPVIGWTKLADPPGSDPPAISLSADFGGLIRVDGATVVPARRFPPGDTRPPAWHVSTWLAAIRPIDRDYTMFVHVVGPDGQLLTQNDGQPVENAYPTSRWLVGERVIDRREVPMPSPPVAGARLVIGFYDPATGARLLRRDAPGDALDVGLLEPAR; translated from the coding sequence ATGGCTCTTCTTCGCCTGCCCAGTGCCTCGCCGGCGCACTCCCGCACGCCGGAGCGCGTAGCACCACGACACGTCACGCCGCGCGGACTGCAGCTCATCCTCGCGGCGTTTCTCGCCATCGGAACGGTGTATCTCTTCGCCACGCCGCCGTTCGAAGCGTCAGATGAGATTTGGCATTACCCCTTTGTCCAGTTCCTGCAGCGGGGAATGGGGCTGCCGATCCAGCAGCCGCGTCCGGAGGACAACATCGCGCGTCAGGAAGGGGGCCAGCCGCCGCTCTACTACGCGCTGGGCGCGGCGCTCACCTTCTGGGCCGACCAAGGGCTGCCAGGGAGCGGGATCGAGCCGAACCCCCATGCCATGGTGGGCGTGCCGCTGACACCGGGCAACAAGAACCTCGCCATCCACCAGCCGAATGAGCGCTGGCACGGCGCCGGCCTCGCCGTCACCATTATCCGCTTCGCGTCGCTGCTGATGGGCGCAGCGAGTGTCTGGCTCGTCCATCGCCTCGTGCTGCTCTGCCTGCCGGGCGCGCCCGCCGTCGCCCTCGGCGCAGCAGCGTTCACCGCCTTCAACCCCGAGTTCCTCTTTATCAGCGCCGCCGTCAACAATGACAACCTGATGACGCTGATCGGCCTGCTCGGGGTCGACCGGATTCGCGCCGCCGTCGTTGCCCCCTCGCTTCGAAACAGCGCCGTGCTCGGGCTCGTGCTGGGGTTGGCAGCGCTCACCAAGCTGACCGCGCTCGGCCTGCTGCCGCTGGCGGGCGGAGCGCTGCTTTGGGCGGCGTGGCGACGGCGCGCGCTCGGCTGGCTGGTCGCCCATGGGGTCGTCGTCTTCGGCCTTGCGGCCCTGATCGCGGGCTGGTGGTATGTCCGCAATCAGATCCTCTACGGCGAGCCGACAGGGCTGTCGATCTTCCTCCAGATCGTGAACACCCGCAACCCGCCGCCGCCGATCTGGGAACTGATCGTCAACGAGTTCGAGGGGTTTCGAATCTCATTCTGGGCACTCTTCGGCGGCGTCAATATCCTCGCCGACCGCGCCACCTATCTGTTCTACGACCTGCTGTCGCTGCTCGCGCTCGCGGGGTTGGGCATCGTTGGGGTGCGCTGGTGGCGCGCCCGCAGCGGAACGCCGTATCCCGGCCCGGTCGAGTGCGGAACGACGCTGCTTGTGCTCGCGTGGCTGGCGATCGTCGCCATCGCGCTGCTGCGCTGGTCGCAGACCACCCTTGCCTCCCAAGGGCGGCTGCTCTTCCCCGCGATGGCAGGCGTGGCGCTGCTCTTCGCGCTCGGGCTGGTCGGCGCGCTGCCGCGGCAGTTTGGCGAGCGCGGCGCGGCTGCACTTGGCGGAGCAATGGCCCTCGTTGCGCTGGTGCTGCCCTTCCGCTTTATCCTGCCGGCGTATACCCCGCCCCCGCCGCTCACCGCCGAGGAGGTCGCCGCGCTCGCGCCGCGGCTCGACATCGACTTCGGCGACTCGATCCGGCTGCTTGCCGCCGAGGTTCCTCCCGGCCCCTACCGCCACGCCGACCGGGTCCCGGTGCGGCTGACCTGGCAGGCGCTCCAGCCGATGGACCGCAATTACAGCGTCTTCGTCCATCTCTTCGCTCGCGACAACCGCAAGGTCGGCTGGTACGACACCTATCCCGGGCTCGGGCTGCGCCCGACGCGCGACTGGATCGTCGGCGAGGTCTATCAGGATGTGATCCCGGTGTACATCGAGTATCTGACTGAGGGACCGGTGCTGCTGCGCGTTGAGACCGGGGTGTACGATTTCACGACCGGCGAGCGGCTGCCGGCGCGCGTTCGCGGACGCGATATCGGCACCAGTCCGGTGATCGGCTGGACGAAACTTGCCGACCCGCCCGGCAGCGACCCGCCGGCGATCTCCCTGAGCGCTGACTTCGGCGGCCTTATTCGCGTCGACGGCGCGACGGTCGTCCCGGCACGCCGCTTTCCGCCCGGCGACACGCGGCCGCCGGCGTGGCATGTGTCGACCTGGCTCGCAGCGATCCGCCCGATCGACCGCGACTACACGATGTTCGTTCACGTCGTCGGTCCGGACGGTCAGCTCCTCACCCAGAACGATGGCCAACCGGTTGAGAATGCCTATCCGACTTCGCGCTGGCTCGTCGGCGAGCGCGTCATCGACCGCCGCGAAGTGCCCATGCCCTCTCCGCCGGTGGCAGGTGCTCGGCTCGTCATCGGCTTCTACGACCCCGCGACTGGCGCTCGCCTCCTTCGCCGCGACGCGCCGGGCGACGCGCTCGACGTCGGCCTGCTGGAGCCAGCCCGATGA